From Segatella copri, the proteins below share one genomic window:
- a CDS encoding DUF4738 domain-containing protein, with protein MKKIVNLWLLSCILTLVACGHKAEKQQEVKEDTAAKKMLQGIWLNDDDEDDVAFRVKGDTIYYPDSTSQPVYFYIAGDTLVMKGANIAKYPIVKQAEHIFQFKVQNGDVVKLVKTEDKSYLQQFIHNHVSVALNQNTLIKRDTVVVRGDEKYHLYVQVNPTSYKVYKSSYNDDGVEVDNVYYDNIVNLHVYHGANCLFSRDFHKKDFDKQVPASFLDQSILSDIVFNKIDESGIHYLAVLAMPDSSLSYQVEVIISFEGKMRMRVKS; from the coding sequence ATGAAAAAGATAGTTAATTTATGGCTGCTCAGTTGTATCTTGACTCTTGTTGCTTGTGGGCATAAGGCCGAAAAGCAACAGGAAGTGAAGGAAGATACTGCGGCTAAGAAGATGTTGCAAGGCATTTGGCTGAACGATGACGATGAGGATGATGTGGCGTTCCGCGTAAAAGGCGATACGATTTATTATCCTGATTCTACCAGTCAGCCTGTCTACTTCTACATTGCTGGCGATACGCTTGTAATGAAGGGTGCTAATATTGCAAAATATCCGATTGTAAAACAGGCTGAGCATATTTTCCAGTTTAAGGTGCAGAATGGGGATGTGGTTAAGCTGGTGAAGACGGAAGATAAGTCTTATTTGCAGCAGTTCATCCACAACCATGTTTCCGTGGCGCTGAATCAGAATACGCTGATTAAACGTGATACGGTGGTTGTAAGGGGCGATGAGAAATATCATCTCTACGTCCAGGTTAACCCAACAAGTTATAAGGTCTACAAGAGTTCTTATAATGATGATGGTGTTGAGGTAGACAATGTTTATTATGATAATATTGTGAACTTGCATGTTTATCATGGTGCCAACTGTCTGTTCTCTCGTGATTTTCATAAGAAGGATTTCGATAAGCAGGTTCCTGCTTCTTTCTTGGACCAGTCTATATTGAGCGACATCGTATTCAATAAGATAGATGAATCTGGCATTCATTATCTTGCTGTTCTGGCAATGCCTGACAGCAGTTTGAGTTATCAGGTTGAGGTTATCATTTCCTTTGAAGGAAAAATGAGAATGCGGGTTAAGAGCTAA
- the rfbC gene encoding dTDP-4-dehydrorhamnose 3,5-epimerase produces MKYTETEIEGVWLIEPRVFEDARGYFFEAWKQADFDAHVGGHVEFVQDNESMSARGVLRGLHYQKGEFSQAKLVRVIKGRVLDVAVDLRKGSKTFGKYVMVELSGENKRQFFIPRGFAHGFLVLSDEAIFTYKVDNVYAPDYEASIHWDDPTIGIKWPIEGVEVLTSEKDRTKAKSFDEADYFE; encoded by the coding sequence ATGAAATATACAGAGACAGAAATTGAAGGAGTCTGGCTGATAGAACCTCGGGTATTTGAAGATGCTCGCGGCTATTTCTTTGAAGCATGGAAGCAGGCTGACTTTGATGCTCACGTTGGCGGGCATGTGGAGTTTGTGCAAGACAATGAATCGATGTCGGCTCGTGGTGTGCTCAGAGGTTTGCATTATCAGAAAGGTGAATTCTCGCAGGCTAAGTTGGTGCGTGTCATCAAAGGCCGCGTGCTGGATGTAGCTGTTGACTTGAGAAAGGGCAGTAAGACTTTCGGTAAATATGTAATGGTAGAACTGAGTGGAGAGAACAAACGACAGTTTTTCATTCCTCGCGGTTTTGCCCATGGTTTCCTGGTACTGAGTGACGAAGCCATCTTTACTTATAAAGTAGATAATGTTTATGCTCCTGATTACGAAGCCAGTATTCATTGGGATGATCCTACTATCGGAATAAAATGGCCTATTGAAGGAGTTGAGGTGCTTACGTCAGAAAAAGACAGAACCAAAGCAAAGTCTTTCGATGAGGCTGATTATTTCGAGTAG
- the hisIE gene encoding bifunctional phosphoribosyl-AMP cyclohydrolase/phosphoribosyl-ATP diphosphatase HisIE, which produces MEIDFEKLGGLVPAIIQDAVTKNVLMLGFMNQEAYDKTIATKKVTFWSRSRNCLWTKGETSGNFLNLVSIQNDCDNDTLLVKVHPDGPTCHKGTDTCWAEENTLNPILFLSELQDFINKRHEEMPEGSYTTSLFKKGVNKMAQKVGEEAVETIIEATNGNNEKLVYESSDLLYHLIVLLTSKGLRIEDVVKELQMRHDPEWDKKRRVAKSKGEMK; this is translated from the coding sequence ATGGAAATAGATTTCGAAAAATTAGGCGGACTGGTTCCTGCCATCATCCAAGACGCAGTTACAAAGAACGTCTTGATGCTTGGTTTCATGAACCAGGAAGCATACGATAAGACAATAGCAACCAAAAAGGTTACATTCTGGAGCCGTTCACGCAACTGCCTCTGGACAAAAGGTGAAACATCAGGCAACTTCCTGAATCTCGTTAGCATTCAGAACGACTGCGATAACGATACCTTGCTGGTTAAGGTTCACCCTGATGGTCCAACCTGCCACAAAGGTACAGACACCTGCTGGGCAGAAGAGAATACACTCAACCCAATCCTCTTCCTCTCAGAGCTTCAGGACTTCATCAACAAGCGCCACGAAGAAATGCCAGAGGGAAGCTACACTACCAGCCTCTTCAAGAAAGGCGTTAACAAAATGGCACAAAAGGTTGGAGAAGAAGCTGTTGAAACCATTATCGAAGCCACAAACGGCAACAACGAGAAACTCGTTTACGAGAGTTCAGACCTTCTCTATCACCTCATCGTACTGCTCACAAGCAAGGGCTTGAGAATAGAAGATGTTGTGAAAGAACTTCAGATGCGTCACGACCCGGAATGGGATAAGAAACGCCGCGTTGCCAAGAGCAAGGGCGAAATGAAATAA
- the hisH gene encoding imidazole glycerol phosphate synthase subunit HisH, giving the protein MDVAIVKYNAGNIYSVVNAMKRLGIEPVLTDDAEMLQKADRVLFPGQGQAREAMEYLKAHQLDQVIKNLKQPVLGICVGQQLLCRHSEEGDVDCIGIFDVDVKRFQPQKHEDKVPAMGWNEIYDLKTDLYKGFGNRVDSDSDKSTADALLHPYSYFVHSYYVPLCEETIAKAEYILPYSASLHKDNFYTCQFHPEKSGKVGEQILKNFLEIK; this is encoded by the coding sequence ATGGATGTAGCAATCGTAAAATATAATGCCGGAAATATCTATTCCGTAGTCAACGCCATGAAGCGTTTAGGCATCGAACCTGTACTTACAGATGATGCAGAAATGCTCCAGAAGGCAGACCGCGTTCTCTTCCCAGGACAAGGCCAGGCAAGAGAAGCAATGGAATATCTGAAGGCTCATCAGCTTGATCAAGTAATCAAGAACTTGAAGCAACCCGTCCTGGGCATTTGTGTAGGACAGCAACTCTTGTGCCGCCATTCGGAAGAAGGTGACGTAGATTGCATCGGAATCTTTGATGTAGATGTAAAGCGATTCCAGCCTCAGAAACACGAAGACAAGGTGCCTGCTATGGGCTGGAATGAAATCTATGATTTGAAGACTGACCTTTATAAGGGGTTCGGAAACAGAGTGGATTCTGACTCAGACAAGTCTACCGCTGATGCGCTGCTTCATCCCTACTCCTATTTCGTACATAGTTATTATGTGCCACTCTGCGAGGAGACCATTGCCAAGGCAGAATACATTCTTCCTTATAGCGCATCGCTCCACAAAGACAATTTCTATACCTGCCAGTTCCATCCGGAAAAGAGCGGAAAAGTGGGAGAACAGATTTTAAAGAACTTTTTAGAGATAAAATAA
- a CDS encoding sodium ion-translocating decarboxylase subunit beta: MDFIIQNFNEFLTFTGFANASAGNLIMILVGALFIWLAIKKDFEPLLLVPIGLGIILGNIPFRADAGLEIGLYEDNSVLNIFYQGVKQGWYPPLVFLGIGAMTDFSALISNPKLILIGAAAQFGIFGAYMIALALGFEPNQAAGIAIIGGADGPTAIFLSSKLSPNLMGAIAVCAYSYMALVPVIQPPLMRLLTTKKERVIKMKPARQVSQTEKILFPIIGLLLTTFIVPSGLPLLGMLFFGNLLKESGKTTRLAKTASSSLNDIVVILLGLTVGCSTQASEFLTLNTIKIFALGALAFIIASASGILFVKLMNLFLPKGKKLNPLIGNAGVSAVPMSARISNNLGLEYDRHNFLLMHAMGPNVAGVIGSAVAAGALLGFFN, encoded by the coding sequence ATGGATTTCATTATACAAAACTTCAATGAGTTTCTTACCTTTACGGGCTTTGCCAACGCCTCGGCAGGAAACCTCATCATGATTCTGGTGGGAGCACTCTTTATCTGGCTCGCCATCAAGAAAGATTTTGAGCCGCTGCTCCTGGTTCCTATCGGATTGGGAATCATTCTTGGCAATATTCCATTCCGTGCCGATGCAGGACTCGAAATAGGTTTATACGAAGACAACTCCGTTCTGAACATCTTCTACCAGGGAGTGAAACAGGGCTGGTACCCGCCACTCGTATTCCTGGGCATTGGAGCCATGACCGACTTCTCTGCGCTCATTTCCAACCCGAAGCTCATCCTGATTGGAGCCGCTGCCCAATTTGGAATCTTCGGCGCCTACATGATTGCACTGGCTCTGGGATTCGAACCTAACCAGGCAGCTGGCATTGCCATTATCGGAGGAGCAGACGGACCAACCGCCATCTTCCTGAGCAGCAAACTGAGTCCGAACCTCATGGGAGCCATTGCGGTTTGCGCCTACTCTTACATGGCACTGGTGCCTGTAATCCAGCCACCTTTGATGCGACTGCTTACAACCAAGAAAGAGCGCGTCATCAAGATGAAACCGGCACGTCAGGTTTCACAGACAGAAAAGATTCTCTTCCCTATCATCGGTCTGCTTCTCACCACCTTCATCGTTCCATCCGGTTTGCCATTATTAGGAATGCTGTTCTTCGGAAATCTTCTGAAAGAGAGTGGAAAGACAACCCGACTCGCCAAGACAGCAAGCAGCAGCTTGAATGATATTGTCGTTATCCTCCTCGGCCTGACCGTAGGCTGTTCTACCCAGGCTTCAGAGTTTCTGACATTAAACACCATCAAAATCTTTGCTCTCGGTGCTCTTGCTTTCATCATCGCATCGGCAAGCGGAATCTTATTCGTCAAGCTGATGAATCTCTTCTTGCCAAAAGGCAAGAAACTGAACCCACTTATCGGAAACGCCGGAGTGAGTGCCGTACCAATGAGTGCACGCATCTCCAACAACCTAGGTCTGGAATACGACCGCCACAACTTCCTTCTCATGCACGCCATGGGACCAAACGTTGCGGGAGTCATCGGTTCTGCCGTTGCAGCCGGAGCTTTGCTGGGATTCTTCAATTAA
- the hisF gene encoding imidazole glycerol phosphate synthase subunit HisF, producing MVKVQSNKGLAKRIVPCLDVKNGETVKGTNFVNLRSAGDPVELGKAYSDAGADELVFLDITASFEERKTFTDMVTRVAAEINIPFTVGGGINELKDVDRLLNAGADKVSINSAAIRHPELIDEIANHYGSQVCVCAIDARLDSDGWHCYVKGGRERVELGLFDWAKEVADRGAGEILFTSMDHDGVKQGFANEALARLAEEVSIPIIASGGAGKMEHFRDAFTQGKADAALAASVFHFGEIAIPDLKKYLREEGINVRI from the coding sequence ATGGTCAAAGTTCAAAGTAACAAAGGATTAGCTAAACGAATCGTTCCTTGTCTTGATGTTAAGAACGGCGAGACGGTAAAGGGAACCAATTTCGTAAACCTTCGCAGCGCTGGTGACCCGGTAGAACTGGGAAAAGCTTATAGCGATGCTGGAGCCGATGAGCTCGTATTCCTCGATATTACAGCGAGTTTCGAAGAGCGCAAAACCTTTACGGATATGGTAACCCGTGTGGCTGCCGAAATCAATATCCCATTTACTGTGGGAGGTGGAATCAATGAACTCAAAGATGTTGACCGCCTGCTCAACGCCGGAGCTGACAAGGTTAGCATCAACAGTGCTGCCATCCGACATCCGGAGCTCATCGATGAAATTGCCAACCATTATGGCTCACAGGTTTGCGTATGCGCCATTGATGCACGTCTTGATTCTGACGGCTGGCACTGTTATGTAAAAGGCGGAAGAGAACGGGTGGAACTAGGATTGTTTGACTGGGCTAAGGAAGTAGCCGACCGGGGTGCCGGTGAAATTCTCTTTACCAGTATGGATCATGACGGTGTGAAACAGGGATTCGCAAACGAGGCCCTCGCCCGTCTTGCTGAAGAAGTAAGCATTCCTATCATCGCCTCAGGAGGTGCTGGAAAGATGGAGCATTTCCGCGATGCTTTCACCCAAGGCAAGGCAGATGCTGCACTGGCAGCCAGCGTGTTCCACTTTGGCGAGATTGCCATTCCTGACCTCAAGAAATATCTGAGAGAAGAAGGAATCAACGTGAGAATATAG
- the hisA gene encoding 1-(5-phosphoribosyl)-5-[(5-phosphoribosylamino)methylideneamino]imidazole-4-carboxamide isomerase, which produces MIELIPAIDLINGQCVRLTKGDYDQKKVYNDNPAEVAKLFEQMGFKRLHVVDLDGAKSKHIVNDAVLKAITTETSLVVDFGGGIKTEEDIEKAFAAGASMVTVGSIAVTNPELFMQWLDKYGADRLILGADVRNGKISINGWKEDSSEDLLPFLKKYIDKGVRYVLCTEISKDGTLQGPAIELYKEVMAAYPQLHLIASGGVSCNEDIEALETAGIPAVVFGKAFYEGKIDVKKLVNS; this is translated from the coding sequence ATGATAGAATTAATTCCAGCTATCGACTTGATAAATGGCCAGTGTGTTCGTCTTACAAAAGGCGATTACGACCAGAAGAAGGTATACAATGACAATCCTGCCGAGGTTGCAAAACTGTTTGAGCAGATGGGCTTCAAACGCCTTCATGTAGTAGACCTCGATGGAGCCAAGTCAAAGCACATCGTAAATGATGCGGTGTTGAAGGCCATTACCACAGAAACCTCTCTCGTGGTTGATTTCGGTGGCGGAATCAAGACCGAAGAAGATATTGAGAAAGCTTTTGCTGCGGGAGCAAGCATGGTTACAGTGGGCAGTATTGCCGTCACCAATCCTGAACTCTTCATGCAATGGCTGGACAAGTATGGAGCCGACCGCCTGATTCTGGGAGCCGACGTAAGAAACGGTAAGATTTCTATCAACGGATGGAAAGAAGATTCTTCTGAAGATCTCCTTCCTTTCCTGAAAAAGTACATCGATAAAGGAGTACGCTATGTTCTCTGTACAGAAATCAGCAAAGACGGAACGCTGCAGGGACCTGCCATAGAACTCTACAAAGAAGTAATGGCTGCCTATCCTCAACTGCATCTTATCGCCTCAGGCGGAGTGAGTTGCAACGAAGACATCGAAGCATTGGAAACTGCAGGAATTCCTGCCGTAGTATTTGGAAAAGCTTTCTACGAAGGGAAAATCGATGTTAAGAAACTAGTTAATAGTTAA
- a CDS encoding FHA domain-containing protein, which yields MKRVRCPKCDNFITFDETKYQAGQSLVFVCPNCNKQFGIRMGVSKLRETRKEEKLDENANEKGYGSIVVIENVFAYKQVIPLQLGDNIIGRYMKNSGINCPIETVDPSVDMNHCVINVSRDKKGKLKYVLRDGPSYTGTFVDNEILGDRERRVIEDGTLFTIGATSIILRTADSEEEN from the coding sequence ATGAAAAGAGTACGTTGTCCTAAATGCGATAATTTTATCACCTTCGATGAGACCAAGTATCAGGCAGGTCAGAGTCTCGTTTTCGTTTGCCCTAATTGCAATAAGCAGTTTGGTATCCGAATGGGAGTTTCCAAGCTCCGCGAAACCCGCAAGGAGGAAAAACTTGACGAGAATGCCAACGAGAAGGGATACGGTTCTATCGTTGTCATCGAGAACGTATTCGCTTACAAACAGGTCATCCCGCTGCAGTTAGGCGACAACATCATCGGCCGCTACATGAAGAACAGCGGAATCAACTGCCCTATCGAAACCGTAGACCCAAGCGTTGACATGAACCATTGCGTAATCAACGTTAGCCGCGACAAGAAAGGCAAGTTGAAGTATGTACTCCGCGATGGACCAAGTTATACAGGAACTTTCGTTGACAATGAGATTCTGGGCGACAGAGAACGCCGCGTTATCGAAGACGGAACCCTGTTCACCATTGGAGCAACTTCTATCATTCTCCGCACAGCAGACAGTGAAGAAGAAAACTAA
- a CDS encoding SPOR domain-containing protein: MVISEKITTFANVNRLERHIEILLLSNDCVIVPGFGGFMAHHVDARYDGRDSMFLPPLRTIGFNPQLQMNDSLLALSYVEAYDISYPEALNRIADEVTEMRQTLENSGKFELNDIGTIILNEDGNYTFEPCEAGILTPELYGLGGLNMLPLAQISAEEVQKAENSAASIIEMPAKTVENNRTESEVKNQDSNQKMESGLSVNNSVFVNEEEESNAEFISIKKSWLRNIAAACIALIAFFTYSSPLGTPTVQKSQIDTGMLNRIMPKEINKVAQPQELVLSTESQAEESIPAKSVNMTQDNELQTVSSYYSIVLASRVTKRNAACYAELLQNKGFKEARVLITDNNVKVIYGTYSTEGEAYTALNRLHNYDAFTDGWITKVKE, encoded by the coding sequence TTGGTCATTTCCGAAAAAATCACTACCTTTGCAAACGTGAATAGACTAGAAAGACATATAGAGATCCTACTTTTGAGCAACGATTGCGTGATTGTCCCAGGATTTGGTGGCTTCATGGCTCATCATGTAGATGCGCGTTACGATGGCAGAGACAGCATGTTTTTGCCACCGCTGAGAACTATTGGCTTTAACCCACAGCTCCAGATGAACGATTCTCTCCTTGCACTTTCGTATGTTGAAGCATACGACATCAGCTATCCGGAAGCTTTGAACCGCATTGCTGATGAGGTGACAGAGATGCGTCAGACTCTGGAGAATTCAGGAAAATTCGAACTGAATGATATTGGCACCATCATATTGAACGAAGACGGAAATTATACCTTCGAACCATGCGAGGCGGGCATTCTTACCCCTGAGTTGTATGGTTTGGGCGGCTTAAACATGCTCCCACTCGCGCAGATTTCTGCAGAAGAGGTTCAGAAGGCTGAAAATTCTGCTGCTTCAATCATTGAAATGCCAGCAAAGACAGTAGAAAACAATCGTACAGAAAGCGAAGTCAAGAATCAGGATAGTAACCAGAAGATGGAGAGTGGGCTCTCTGTCAACAATTCTGTATTCGTTAACGAAGAAGAAGAATCAAATGCCGAATTCATCAGCATCAAGAAGAGCTGGTTGCGCAATATTGCAGCAGCCTGCATCGCTCTCATTGCATTCTTCACCTATTCTTCTCCATTGGGAACCCCAACCGTTCAGAAGAGCCAAATCGACACAGGTATGTTGAACCGCATCATGCCTAAGGAGATTAATAAGGTTGCGCAACCTCAAGAACTGGTACTTAGTACAGAATCACAGGCAGAAGAGAGCATTCCTGCCAAGTCTGTCAACATGACTCAGGACAACGAATTGCAAACAGTTTCTTCTTACTATAGCATCGTTTTGGCAAGTCGTGTTACCAAGCGCAATGCAGCCTGCTATGCTGAACTCCTCCAGAACAAGGGATTCAAGGAAGCTAGGGTGTTGATTACGGATAATAATGTGAAAGTTATATACGGAACATACTCTACCGAGGGCGAAGCTTATACTGCTCTCAACCGTTTACACAACTATGATGCATTTACTGACGGCTGGATTACGAAAGTGAAAGAATAG